In the Parasteatoda tepidariorum isolate YZ-2023 chromosome 3, CAS_Ptep_4.0, whole genome shotgun sequence genome, one interval contains:
- the LOC110283504 gene encoding zinc finger MYM-type protein 6-like, which translates to MLGKGSSNKIKPLSNNTVSKLIDEMAADVESKLIKYMREGKFAWQIDDSTVTDNKAIVLAYIFKLVKDYFEEKEIPLTNVSACATYGAPAMSGRHTGLLEHLKKEVPEVITIDCVIHRQHLAAKS; encoded by the exons aTGTTGGGTAAGGGATCGAGCAATAAGATAAAACCTCTGAGCAATAATACTGTTTCCAAGCTTATTGATGAGATGGCCGCAGACGTTGAATCAAAACTCATCAAATATATGAGAGAAGGTAAATTTGCGTGGCAGATTGATGACTCAACTGTGACAGATAACAAAGCTATTGTATTAGCTTAC atttttaaattggtcaaAGACTATTTTGAGGAAAAAGAAATCCCCCTTACAAATGTAAGTGCTTGTGCAACATATGGTGCTCCTGCCATGTCTGGTCGTCATACTGGGCTTCTAGAGCaccttaaaaaagaagtacCGGAGGTCATCACCATTGATTGTGTCATTCATCGTCAACATTTGGCTGCAAAAAGTTGA